The Bos indicus x Bos taurus breed Angus x Brahman F1 hybrid chromosome 25, Bos_hybrid_MaternalHap_v2.0, whole genome shotgun sequence genome has a window encoding:
- the NTAN1 gene encoding protein N-terminal asparagine amidohydrolase isoform X1: MPLLVDGRRVRLPQSAGDLVRAHPLLEERARLLRGQSVQQVGPQGLLYVQQRELAVTSPKDGSVSILGSDDATTCHIVVLRHTGNGATCLTHCDGSDTKAEVPLIMNAIKSFPDHTQCGRLEAHLVGGFNDDRQLSQKLTHQLLSEFDRQEDDIHLVTLCVTELNDREENESHFPIIYGIAVNIKTAEIYRASFQDRGPEEELRAARALTGGPMISIYDAKTEQLRIGPYSWTPFPHVDFWLQQDDKQILENLSTSPLAEPPHFVEHIRSTLMFLKKHPSPANTLFPGNKALLYKKNEDGLWEKISSPGS; the protein is encoded by the exons gaAAGAGCCAGACTTCTCAGAGGTCAGTCTGTTCAACAAGTGGGACCCCAGGGCCTTCTGTATGTTCAGCAAAGAGAGCTTGCAGTGACCTCCCCAAAGGATG gcTCCGTCTCCATTCTGGGTTCTGATGATGCCACCACTTGTCACATTGTGGTCCTGAGGCACACAG GTAATGGGGCTACCTGCTTGACACACTGCGACGGAAGTGACACCAAAGCTGAGGTCCCCTTGATCATGAACGCCATAAAATCCTTTCCCGACCACACTCAATGTGGAAG GCTGGAAGCGCACCTGGTGGGAGGCTTCAATGACGACAGGCAGTTGTCACAGAAACTGACTCATCAGCTCCTTA GTGAATTTGACAGACAAGAAGATGACATTCATTTGGTGACATTGTGTGTGACAG AATTAAATGACCgggaagaaaatgaaagccaCTTTCCAATAATATACGGCATTG CTGTCAACATCAAAACTGCGGAAATCTACAGAGCCTCCTTCCAAGACCGAGGTCCGGAGGAGGAGCTGCGGGCTGCCCGAGCTTTAACAGGAGGACCA aTGATTAGCATTTACGATGCAAAGACAGAGCAACTTCGTATAGGACCGTATTCCTGGACGCCATTTCCCCATGTGGATTTCTGGTTGCAGCAAGATGATAAGCAGATACTAGAG AACCTTTCCACATCACCCCTGGCTGAGCCTCCCCACTTTGTTGAACATATTAGATCTACCttgatgtttttaaagaaacatccTTCTCCAGCTAACACACTGTTTCCTGGGAACAAGGCTCTACTCtacaaaaaaaatgaagatggctTATGGGAAAAGATCTCTTCCCCAGGAAGCTAA
- the NTAN1 gene encoding protein N-terminal asparagine amidohydrolase isoform X2 codes for MNAIKSFPDHTQCGRLEAHLVGGFNDDRQLSQKLTHQLLSEFDRQEDDIHLVTLCVTELNDREENESHFPIIYGIAVNIKTAEIYRASFQDRGPEEELRAARALTGGPMISIYDAKTEQLRIGPYSWTPFPHVDFWLQQDDKQILENLSTSPLAEPPHFVEHIRSTLMFLKKHPSPANTLFPGNKALLYKKNEDGLWEKISSPGS; via the exons ATGAACGCCATAAAATCCTTTCCCGACCACACTCAATGTGGAAG GCTGGAAGCGCACCTGGTGGGAGGCTTCAATGACGACAGGCAGTTGTCACAGAAACTGACTCATCAGCTCCTTA GTGAATTTGACAGACAAGAAGATGACATTCATTTGGTGACATTGTGTGTGACAG AATTAAATGACCgggaagaaaatgaaagccaCTTTCCAATAATATACGGCATTG CTGTCAACATCAAAACTGCGGAAATCTACAGAGCCTCCTTCCAAGACCGAGGTCCGGAGGAGGAGCTGCGGGCTGCCCGAGCTTTAACAGGAGGACCA aTGATTAGCATTTACGATGCAAAGACAGAGCAACTTCGTATAGGACCGTATTCCTGGACGCCATTTCCCCATGTGGATTTCTGGTTGCAGCAAGATGATAAGCAGATACTAGAG AACCTTTCCACATCACCCCTGGCTGAGCCTCCCCACTTTGTTGAACATATTAGATCTACCttgatgtttttaaagaaacatccTTCTCCAGCTAACACACTGTTTCCTGGGAACAAGGCTCTACTCtacaaaaaaaatgaagatggctTATGGGAAAAGATCTCTTCCCCAGGAAGCTAA